A genomic window from Bdellovibrio sp. SKB1291214 includes:
- a CDS encoding TIGR02147 family protein, with amino-acid sequence MQHNQPEFGKGKEISNTSLVPPVLSDYMSYREYLADYYQYKRKASKGSLRQYNYAVFSAAANIKSPNYLKMIIEGKRNLSEDMIGKFGKALGFNKEQTEEFRLLVNFTQATDPADRNIFLKKMSEHRVGVKLKTGEIDRKSFEKVPNWVAWIVYAMVDQEGVSFDTASLKALLRGKASEDEIENSLQTLIASGDLRRDEKTGEIKKARSLTESPEDIPVALVRKLQSQLMYLGLESIYQDQPTEREFGTLTMSLTKAEFEEIKFKLRQMRKGLNKDNSIARMKSKGERVYQLNIQLFPVTNAVAGVEASHQHSHVVTSGLEMNIAESIIEAAAPSAEAVAKAEAVLAQAAEVAVAQPVAMAPVTSKAQPQVAPTAPASKSDANKAPTNVSSLASAAASAAELFR; translated from the coding sequence ATGCAACACAATCAACCTGAGTTCGGCAAAGGCAAAGAAATTTCAAACACTTCGCTGGTTCCGCCAGTTTTGTCTGATTACATGAGCTACCGCGAATACCTAGCGGACTATTATCAGTACAAACGCAAAGCTTCGAAAGGATCTTTGCGCCAATATAACTACGCAGTTTTTTCTGCGGCAGCGAATATCAAATCGCCAAACTATTTGAAAATGATCATCGAAGGAAAGCGAAATCTTTCTGAGGACATGATCGGTAAGTTTGGTAAGGCCTTAGGCTTTAATAAAGAACAAACTGAAGAATTCCGTTTGCTTGTGAACTTCACTCAAGCAACTGATCCTGCAGATCGTAATATCTTCCTTAAAAAAATGTCAGAGCACCGTGTAGGTGTGAAACTTAAAACGGGCGAGATCGATCGTAAATCCTTCGAAAAAGTTCCGAACTGGGTTGCATGGATCGTTTATGCGATGGTGGATCAAGAGGGAGTATCTTTTGATACAGCTTCTTTGAAAGCCCTACTGCGCGGTAAAGCTTCTGAAGATGAAATCGAAAACTCATTGCAGACGTTGATTGCCTCGGGTGATCTTCGTCGCGATGAAAAAACGGGCGAAATCAAAAAAGCTCGCTCATTGACTGAATCTCCTGAAGACATTCCGGTGGCGTTGGTTCGTAAGCTTCAATCTCAATTGATGTACTTGGGTCTTGAGTCTATTTACCAAGATCAACCGACAGAGCGCGAATTCGGTACGCTTACGATGTCTTTGACGAAAGCAGAATTTGAAGAGATCAAATTCAAACTTCGTCAGATGAGAAAAGGTTTGAACAAAGACAACTCTATCGCTCGTATGAAATCAAAAGGCGAAAGAGTGTACCAACTGAACATCCAACTTTTCCCTGTGACGAATGCAGTGGCGGGTGTGGAAGCATCTCACCAACACTCCCATGTCGTAACAAGTGGTCTTGAGATGAACATCGCTGAATCTATTATAGAAGCGGCAGCTCCTTCAGCAGAGGCGGTAGCTAAAGCCGAAGCAGTTCTTGCTCAAGCGGCAGAGGTCGCGGTGGCTCAGCCGGTTGCAATGGCTCCAGTGACTTCGAAGGCACAACCGCAAGTTGCTCCGACGGCTCCGGCTTCTAAGTCTGACGCGAACAAAGCACCTACGAATGTTAGTTCTTTGGCGTCGGCAGCGGCATCAGCGGCAGAACTTTTCCGCTAA
- a CDS encoding RrF2 family transcriptional regulator: MILGNQVEWALHCVMILASAPKGKLLNSKALADFHGVPKEYLSKCLQMLSQAGLVKTTTGPYGGYSLAKAPAEISFLDVVEAVEGKTKTFKCNEIRRNNPCLAKSDRKFTKLCDIAKVMHEADEAWRRSLRERKLSDITNYLADGVSKETISNFTEWLEEN; the protein is encoded by the coding sequence ATGATTTTAGGCAATCAAGTTGAGTGGGCACTACACTGCGTAATGATTTTGGCGAGCGCACCAAAAGGGAAGCTTCTCAACTCGAAAGCCCTTGCTGATTTTCATGGCGTACCTAAAGAATATCTTTCAAAATGCTTACAAATGCTGTCTCAGGCCGGTCTCGTAAAGACGACGACCGGGCCGTATGGTGGATACAGCCTCGCAAAAGCTCCGGCCGAAATTTCTTTTCTGGATGTCGTAGAAGCGGTTGAAGGAAAAACGAAAACTTTCAAGTGCAATGAAATACGTAGAAACAATCCGTGCCTTGCTAAGTCTGATCGGAAGTTCACTAAGCTCTGTGATATCGCTAAGGTCATGCACGAAGCTGACGAAGCCTGGAGAAGGTCACTTCGCGAAAGAAAACTGTCCGACATTACTAACTACCTCGCAGATGGTGTAAGCAAAGAAACAATTAGCAATTTTACAGAATGGCTTGAAGAGAACTAG
- a CDS encoding carboxymuconolactone decarboxylase family protein — translation MQRLDYFSLAMPAFHHLLAVDQYCKKSSVDPTILRLVQIYASQINGCAFCVDIHCKEAKIAGERELRIYHVPIWEESPLFSEKEKAAFEWTKAVTLINQGPVPEELFQKMKQHFSEQEIVDLNMQIAFINLFNRFAATFKSVPGARDQALGLGKANLS, via the coding sequence ATGCAACGTCTCGATTACTTTTCGCTCGCGATGCCCGCTTTTCACCACCTACTTGCCGTAGATCAGTACTGCAAGAAAAGCTCAGTCGACCCCACTATCCTGCGTCTTGTTCAGATCTACGCGTCACAAATTAACGGCTGCGCGTTTTGCGTCGACATCCATTGCAAGGAGGCTAAAATCGCAGGAGAACGCGAATTGAGAATCTACCATGTACCCATATGGGAAGAGTCGCCGCTGTTTTCTGAAAAAGAAAAAGCTGCATTTGAATGGACCAAAGCAGTCACGCTCATCAATCAGGGGCCAGTCCCCGAAGAACTGTTCCAAAAAATGAAGCAGCACTTCAGCGAACAAGAGATCGTTGATCTGAATATGCAGATCGCTTTCATCAACTTGTTCAATCGATTCGCAGCCACATTTAAATCTGTTCCCGGCGCAAGAGATCAGGCACTGGGATTAGGAAAGGCGAATCTTTCATGA